One stretch of Ipomoea triloba cultivar NCNSP0323 chromosome 8, ASM357664v1 DNA includes these proteins:
- the LOC116026779 gene encoding abscisic acid 8'-hydroxylase CYP707A1-like — translation MAESYGVLLYTIILSLSVFLYVLSALTRTKPHPRKKKPKLPPGSMGWPYIGETLQLYSQDPNIFFTNRETRYGEIFKTRILGYPCVMLASPEAARFVLVTAANLFKPTYPKSKESLIGPSALFFHQGSYHVRLRKMVQGALSPDSIRGRVADIEAIALSALDSWAASGQVVNTFQEMKKFSFEVGILAIFGRLEDHQKEELKKNYSIVNKGYNSFPTNFPTSLYSKALEARKRLSNIISEIINERKEKKIEENGLLSCFMDSTDEKGHTLNDDQIADNIIGVLFAAQDTTASVLTWILKYLHDNPKLLQAVKAEQKAIRLSKTVENSPLTWTDTRQMPTTYKVVLETLRMSSIISFTFREAVADVEYQGYLIPKGWKVLPLFRNIHHNPDFFTDPQKFEPSRFENAPKPNTFMPFGSGVHACPGNELAKLEMLVMTHHLVTKFRWEVVGSQKGIQYAPFPVPQNGLPARFWKESSI, via the exons ATGGCGGAAAGCTATGGCGTCCTTCTCTACACTATTATACTTTCCCTCTCTGTATTTCTCTACGTACTCTCTGCACTCACAAGAACCAAACCACACCCCAGGAAGAAGAAGCCCAAGCTCCCCCCAGGCTCAATGGGCTGGCCTTACATCGGAGAAACTCTCCAACTTTACTCCCAAGACCCCAACATCTTCTTCACTAACAGAGAAACAAG GTATGGGGAAATCTTCAAGACGCGGATACTGGGGTATCCGTGCGTTATGCTGGCGAGCCCTGAGGCGGCGCGGTTCGTGTTAGTGACGGCGGCGAACTTGTTCAAGCCGACATATCCGAAGAGCAAGGAGAGCTTGATAGGCCCTTCTGCGCTGTTCTTCCACCAGGGGAGCTACCATGTGCGGCTGAGGAAGATGGTGCAGGGGGCGCTCAGCCCCGACTCCATTCGCGGCCGTGTTGCAGACATTGAGGCAATTGCACTCTCTGCATTGGACTCCTGGGCCGCCTCCGGCCAGGTCGTCAACACTTTCCAGGAGATGAAGAAG TTCTCGTTCGAGGTGGGAATTCTAGCAATATTTGGACGCCTTGAGGATCACCAAAAGGAAGAGCTGAAGAAGAATTACAGCATTGTTAACAAAGGCTACAATTCTTTCCCAACCAATTTTCCAACAAGTCTCTACAGCAAGGCTCTAGAG GCGAGGAAGAGACTGAGCAACATAATCAGCGAAATCATCAACGagaggaaggagaagaagatagaGGAGAATGGTCTTTTGAGCTGTTTCATGGATTCCACAGACGAGAAAGGGCATACTCTGAACGACGACCAAATCGCCGACAACATCATCGGAGTTCTGTTCGCGGCGCAGGACACGACCGCCAGTGTCCTCACATGGATTCTCAAGTACCTTCACGACAATCCGAAGCTTCTTCAGGCCGTTAAG GCTGAACAGAAAGCAATCCGCCTGTCAAAAACAGTAGAGAATAGCCCTTTGACGTGGACAGACACAAGACAAATGCCGACTACTTACAAg GTTGTTTTGGAGACGTTGAGGATGTCAAGCATCATATCTTTCACATTTAGAGAGGCCGTTGCTGATGTAGAATACCAAG GGTACCTAATTCCAAAAGGTTGGAAGGTCTTGCCTTTGTTCAGGAACATTCATCATAACCCAGACTTCTTTACTGATCCACAGAAGTTTGAGCCTTCAAGATTTGAG AATGCTCCAAAACCCAATACATTTATGCCATTTGGCAGCGGGGTACACGCATGCCCGGGCAACGAGCTTGCTAAGCTAGAGATGTTAGTGATGACACATCACCTCGTAACCAAATTCAG GTGGGAAGTGGTGGGATCTCAAAAGGGGATTCAGTATGCCCCATTCCCAGTCCCTCAAAATGGCCTCCCAGCCAGATTTTGGAAAGAATCTTCAATCTAA
- the LOC116027112 gene encoding cold-regulated protein 27 isoform X2 — MESLVDSEGKPGGGRSEHGELRNIDEQEASSTFEDSHTTESKKTEWTNEKHSLYLSSMETSFVNQLYDSLDSFGWNSGESNPKSSRQKHSASGQFKVFRDGSWTRIDVKRDEPRLNRKEESGLFLASPWIKRYRPHRHHNGTSQNQSQLPLHQDSIDSIADQNFVDEDLEAKPSQKRQGMKRVKTSLVSESSNDQVVPFGDNAEVHGCTPQVIGNHQ; from the exons ATGGAAAGTTTAGTTGATTCGGAAGGGAAGCCTGGAGGAGGAAGAAGCGAGCATGGAGAGCTGAGAAATATTGACGAACAGGAAGCTAGTTCGACTTTTGAG GATTCGCACACGACGGAATCGAAGAAGACTGAATGGACAAACGAGAAACACAGTTTGTATCTCAGCTCTATGGAAACGTCGTTTGTTAACCAGCTATATGATTCCTTGGACTCATTTGGTTGGAACTCTGGGGAATCAAATCCTAAAAGCTCTAGGCAAAAGCATTCCGCTTCTGGCCAG TTTAAAGTCTTTCGAGATGGCAGTTGGACTAGAATTGATGTGAAGAGAGATGAACCTCGGTTGAATCGGAAAGAGGAATCTGGTCTCTTCTTGGCAAGCCCTTGGATCAAGCGCTATAGACCACACAGACATCATAATGGAACATCTCAAAACCAATCTCAGCTTCCTTTGCACCAAGATTCAATTGACAGCATTGCAG ATCAAAACTTTGTTGATGAAGATCTTGAAGCCAAACCATCTCAGAAAAGGCAAGGCATGAAGAGGGTTAAAACCTCTTTAGTTTCTGAATCAAGCAATGATCAA GTAGTACCCTTTGGAGACAATGCTGAGGTTCATGGTTGCACGCCGCAAGTCATTGGGAATCATCAGTGA
- the LOC116027112 gene encoding cold-regulated protein 27 isoform X1, with the protein MESLVDSEGKPGGGRSEHGELRNIDEQEASSTFEDSHTTESKKTEWTNEKHSLYLSSMETSFVNQLYDSLDSFGWNSGESNPKSSRQKHSASGQFKVFRDGSWTRIDVKRDEPRLNRKEESGLFLASPWIKRYRPHRHHNGTSQNQSQLPLHQDSIDSIAEVTDQNFVDEDLEAKPSQKRQGMKRVKTSLVSESSNDQVVPFGDNAEVHGCTPQVIGNHQ; encoded by the exons ATGGAAAGTTTAGTTGATTCGGAAGGGAAGCCTGGAGGAGGAAGAAGCGAGCATGGAGAGCTGAGAAATATTGACGAACAGGAAGCTAGTTCGACTTTTGAG GATTCGCACACGACGGAATCGAAGAAGACTGAATGGACAAACGAGAAACACAGTTTGTATCTCAGCTCTATGGAAACGTCGTTTGTTAACCAGCTATATGATTCCTTGGACTCATTTGGTTGGAACTCTGGGGAATCAAATCCTAAAAGCTCTAGGCAAAAGCATTCCGCTTCTGGCCAG TTTAAAGTCTTTCGAGATGGCAGTTGGACTAGAATTGATGTGAAGAGAGATGAACCTCGGTTGAATCGGAAAGAGGAATCTGGTCTCTTCTTGGCAAGCCCTTGGATCAAGCGCTATAGACCACACAGACATCATAATGGAACATCTCAAAACCAATCTCAGCTTCCTTTGCACCAAGATTCAATTGACAGCATTGCAG AGGTTACAGATCAAAACTTTGTTGATGAAGATCTTGAAGCCAAACCATCTCAGAAAAGGCAAGGCATGAAGAGGGTTAAAACCTCTTTAGTTTCTGAATCAAGCAATGATCAA GTAGTACCCTTTGGAGACAATGCTGAGGTTCATGGTTGCACGCCGCAAGTCATTGGGAATCATCAGTGA
- the LOC116027112 gene encoding cold-regulated protein 27 isoform X3 has protein sequence MESLVDSEGKPGGGRSEHGELRNIDEQEASSTFEDSHTTESKKTEWTNEKHSLYLSSMETSFVNQLYDSLDSFGWNSGESNPKSSRQKHSASGQFKVFRDGSWTRIDVKRDEPRLNRKEESGLFLASPWIKRYRPHRHHNGTSQNQSQLPLHQDSIDSIAEVTDQNFVDEDLEAKPSQKR, from the exons ATGGAAAGTTTAGTTGATTCGGAAGGGAAGCCTGGAGGAGGAAGAAGCGAGCATGGAGAGCTGAGAAATATTGACGAACAGGAAGCTAGTTCGACTTTTGAG GATTCGCACACGACGGAATCGAAGAAGACTGAATGGACAAACGAGAAACACAGTTTGTATCTCAGCTCTATGGAAACGTCGTTTGTTAACCAGCTATATGATTCCTTGGACTCATTTGGTTGGAACTCTGGGGAATCAAATCCTAAAAGCTCTAGGCAAAAGCATTCCGCTTCTGGCCAG TTTAAAGTCTTTCGAGATGGCAGTTGGACTAGAATTGATGTGAAGAGAGATGAACCTCGGTTGAATCGGAAAGAGGAATCTGGTCTCTTCTTGGCAAGCCCTTGGATCAAGCGCTATAGACCACACAGACATCATAATGGAACATCTCAAAACCAATCTCAGCTTCCTTTGCACCAAGATTCAATTGACAGCATTGCAG AGGTTACAGATCAAAACTTTGTTGATGAAGATCTTGAAGCCAAACCATCTCAGAAAAG GTAG
- the LOC116027112 gene encoding cold-regulated protein 27 isoform X4 — MESLVDSEGKPGGGRSEHGELRNIDEQEASSTFEDSHTTESKKTEWTNEKHSLYLSSMETSFVNQLYDSLDSFGWNSGESNPKSSRQKHSASGQFKVFRDGSWTRIDVKRDEPRLNRKEESGLFLASPWIKRYRPHRHHNGTSQNQSQLPLHQDSIDSIADQNFVDEDLEAKPSQKR, encoded by the exons ATGGAAAGTTTAGTTGATTCGGAAGGGAAGCCTGGAGGAGGAAGAAGCGAGCATGGAGAGCTGAGAAATATTGACGAACAGGAAGCTAGTTCGACTTTTGAG GATTCGCACACGACGGAATCGAAGAAGACTGAATGGACAAACGAGAAACACAGTTTGTATCTCAGCTCTATGGAAACGTCGTTTGTTAACCAGCTATATGATTCCTTGGACTCATTTGGTTGGAACTCTGGGGAATCAAATCCTAAAAGCTCTAGGCAAAAGCATTCCGCTTCTGGCCAG TTTAAAGTCTTTCGAGATGGCAGTTGGACTAGAATTGATGTGAAGAGAGATGAACCTCGGTTGAATCGGAAAGAGGAATCTGGTCTCTTCTTGGCAAGCCCTTGGATCAAGCGCTATAGACCACACAGACATCATAATGGAACATCTCAAAACCAATCTCAGCTTCCTTTGCACCAAGATTCAATTGACAGCATTGCAG ATCAAAACTTTGTTGATGAAGATCTTGAAGCCAAACCATCTCAGAAAAG GTAG